CAGGCTGAGGGATACAGTCAGAGTGGTGGTCTGGATGTATATCTGAGGCAGAGGAATTGACCAGCTGGGACTCAGCCCTGCGCTCCCCTCCACCCCGCCCCCATGCAGGTGATAGGAATGGGCACCCAGAGCAGGGCAGCAGCAAAAGCAAAGGCCCCGTAGCAAGAAGTGGCAGCCACAGGGTGGGTCTGACATGGGCAGGAAGGAGAGTATCACTGAGTGCACAAGGGGCCTAGAAAGCAAGGGGTTCATTTGCAGCGAGACCTGAGGAAACAGCTCACCAATCTGATAGGGTTAGAGCATGTTTGTGACTTAATGAACTTGTTTTCAGATGTACAAatgaatggggctggggagatagcataatggttctgcagaaagactgagactcagcatcaccataagccagacctaagAAGTCCTctgatagaaagaaggaaagaaggaaggggaaaataaatatatatgaatgaatgaattgagTGGAGACTGAATAAATGGATGATGGATTGAATAAACAGAATTACTGCTATATGGAGGAGTAAATGACTGAATAGTGGTCAAGCAAATGAACTGAGAGATTAATAGATTGACACACAAAGAAGTAACAGAACAAAACAAGATGAATCAAAGGTCAGAAGTGCTGAAGAAAATGGACCAACAGACCAGGGAAGGTGGCTGGCTGAATGAGCCAGTAGAGACGGGGGACCAGAAAGACAAGGGGAAGAAAATAGCAGGAATTTCAGcatttcagagaaatgcacagCTCAGGCACTGAaccaccaccccctgccctgGACAGACATGGACCCAGACTACCTTCTCTGCCGACTGGGCAGTGCCGAAGAAGATGGGCACGAAGGCCAGCCAGATGATGCAGGTGGTGTACATGGTGAAGCCGATGGGCTTGGCCTCATTGAAGGTCTCCGGCACGCCACGTGCCTTGATGGCGTACACCGTGCACGTGACCATGAGCAGGAGGCTGTAGCACAGGCAGCCAATGAGCGACAGGTCCGACATGTCACACTTGAGCACCCCCCTGGCCTGCTCGGGGTCCACCGTGCGCTGCTCCTCATAGTCAATCACGCTGTGGGGGGGGCGCACCCCCAGCCAGGCCATCACGCCCACCACCTGTGGGAGCCAGCACACCAGTGAGACGCACCCTGACCCCACAGCCAGCCAGCATTTCTTCGAGAAGGCAAGCACCTGATAAGATGATGCCAAGACATCCGCTTCCGAGTGAGGTTGGCAAGTGGGGCCAGCCGGTGGCGCACACGTCACCATGTGCagcgacctaggttcaagccctgggtccctacctgcagggggatgcttcatgagcagagaagctatgctgcaggtgcctctgtttctctctcctctatctccccctcttcgcTAATTCCTCACTGTctctaattaattaactaaaacaAATTGAAATCAACTCAGGCAGATGTGGCCACCACCACTGGGCAGTCGGGCCACCTGCCATGGAGGCTGTGTGACCTCATAATCCTGGTTTACTTCCATGACCAGCTAGTTGGGACTGactggcttcttttcttttttctttccatttcttcttcttattattatttgggggggagggtctcACTTCCTGAGCTTTATATTTCTACTCTTGACAGGGCTGATaaactagctcacctggataatgcacctgctttgccatagacTCAAGCCAAGTTCAAGTCTAGCtgccaccatattgaaggaagttgtggtgctgtgctgtttctctctcttcctcccctctctcttactctcccccgCCCTGTCTATATCTGAAATAGTAAGctcagaggagccaggtggtggttaaatacacatattacatgcacaaggacccaggtttgagctcagactccccacctgtggggtgggggggagcttcatgagcagtgaagcagggctgcaggtatctctctgcctctctccctatctcttctcaatttctctctgtactattaaataaaagaacaaatcctttatttaaaaaaagataagccaggaccgggtggtggcacatctggttgatcgcacatgttacagtatgcaaggatccaggtttgaatccctggtccccacctgcagggggaaaacttcacaagtggtaaagcagggctacaagtgtctctatttctctctcctctatcaccccttccctctcggtttctggctgtctctatccaataaaaaaggtaataaatttttttttaagttttaaaaaaagaaaaaggtaacccAACGTAGTTACCTGGAGGTAAACAGCACATCTGGTCTTAGGACCCCAAACCCCAACCATGAACCCTAATAAAAATAGGACCCTGGGCTCCATTTGACAACTGTACTCCTGAAATCTTGTAATACTACTGATAGAAGCTAATGTTAAGTCAtagtttaccagaacactgctgagctctgggttaAGCTGGTGCTGAGGCTCtagcctaggacctcagagcctctggcatgataaaagtcttctgcagaagCACTATGATATATTCCCCCAGGCAAGCTGTTAAGTCAGtttaaaaggagggaaaatagaACATCTAAACATAAGAAACAACAGTTcagtttactctctctctctctctcactctctccacacacacacacacacacacacacacacacacacgggaacctgttatttattttttagttcctGCCAGGATTATCTCAGGGACTTAGTGACAATGCTAAGAATTCCCCACTTCCAGCGGCCATTTttgcattttttcttcttttcataggacagaaattgagagggggagagagggacatgtgtgctcaatcaggtgtgccaccactcagccccgcatttttttctttctttttttttttttctttttaaccagagcactgctcagctctggcttatggtgcagaggagtgaacctgggactttgaatcctcaggcatgaaagtttctttgcataactgttatgctatctatgccgccccaagaaagagagaggcacacaccagcagacctgcttcactgctcatgaagcttccaccctgcaggtggggagcaggggctcggacccaggtccttgcacattgtaatatgtgtgctcaacctggtgctccaccacccggcccccaagaaactttttttttctttcatgagtGGGCAACCACCCTCCCACCACTCCAGAGTTcactcctgccccctgcccccgggATCCAGGTCCCACCTGCACTGAGGTGAGGCTGAAGGTGATGACAAGCTGCGAGGTGGGGCTGATGAAGGGTGGGGGCGTGACTGAGCGCTTGCCCTGTTCGAAGATGCGGTAGATGCGGTTGGTCTTGGTGAGCAGCGCCGAGTAGCTGAGCGTGGTGCCCAGACCCAGGCAGAGCCTGCGGGCAGCACACACAGCAGCGTCGGGCTCAGCCACCATGAGGAAGGTGACTGCGTAGATGAGGAAGATGCCGGTGAGCAGCACGTAGCTGAGTTCGCGTCCCGAGGCGCGCACGATGGGTGTGTCGTTGTGCCTCACGAAGGTGGCCACCACggtggtggtggccaggatgCCCAACACAGCCAGCAGCAAGGGTGGCGCAGCCCAGGGCGAGGCCCAGGACAGGCGCACCACGGGCGTGGGCCGGCAGCCCGTGTGGTTCCGCGTGGGCCGCAGGTGGCCAGGGCAGGCCTCGCAGGTGAACTCGTCCATCTGGAAGCGGTAGCCATCGCAGGCCTCACAGTGCCAGCAACAGGGCACCCCCTTCACCATCTTCTTCCGCTCACCCGGCCGGCAGGGGAGGCTGCACAGACTCGAAGGCACCTCCTGGGGGTCCCCCGACCACTGCAAGGCTTCCACCTGGAGTGGAAGAGGGACACCCCAGTGGGCCTGTGACCTTGGCCTCCCGGATACAGAGGGCCCAGGGGCCTGCACCCCAAGCTCAGCCCTGGCCACTCACGTCCAGCCGCAGGGTCTCTGCCCACTGGCCCACCGCCTGGTACCCGCCGCTGCCTGCGCTGCCATTGGCCGCCTGGTACTGGAAGATGTCATAGCGACCTGGGGCATCCCCGTTCTCGTTAAACATCACTGGGGTCCCTGCGCTGCCTGGTGGGAGAGAGCCTGTCACCCCTGTCTGGCTTCCACAGAGGCCCCAGGCCCAGCTGGAATGGGGGGCAGAGGAAGGAAAAGGTGTTCATCATCACCGTCTGGTCAATGAGAGGCAGAACAGTACCCCAGGGAGATGCCACCTTGCACCCCTGAGGACCATCATCTGTCACATCAGGAAATATGGGTGTGGGGACAGCGAAGTCCCCTgctttgctggtgggagtgtaaaatgGAGCAATCTTGGGAGAAGAGTGTGTAGCCCTTCCAGAAAGTGAACAGTTACCCCATGAGCTAGCAaattcacaattttttttaaatttttttaatgaaaggagaGAATGCGAaccacatcactctggtacatgtgctgctggagcctgaactcaggaccctgAGCTCGAGAGTCCACTGCAGATTAAGCAGATTAAGTCGCACCACCAAATTCACTCCTAAATATATGCCCTCAAAGAGCTGAAGGCAGAATGGCTGAGAGGATGCTTTACTGAGTTCACTCACAGTGGCCCAAGAGCCAGAGGCAACTCAAATGTACATTGAGGATTAAAGGGATAAATATGTGCTGTATatactccaaagacccaggttcaatccccagcaccaccataagccagagtgtagcagtgctctggaaagaaaaaaaagcaagacagCAAATATGTGGTGTGTATAGTCACATGTCACCATTTCTGTCAGTGTCGCTGCACCTTTGAAGGATCATGGTCTCTAGAGGCTACACCGTCCAGCCAGTGTAATCTAGACTGTTGATACACTGACAGGCACACAATAAAGTCAAATAATTTCTCTGAAACTGCCTTTTGTTAAGTGATACCATGACTGTATATACAACAGAATACTTTAAAATCCCATAGCTAGGGAGGTAGTGAAGTGAATGAAGTATTGGaccttcaagtatgaggtcccaaataCAGTCCCACTGTCAAAATGTGctggagggatgctctggttctctctcaccctctcactctcactagtaaataattctttaaggggaaaaaaaaccaggAAGTTCAGTTCTGAGAAAAGCTTTAGGGCCCTATGCTGAGTGGAGTAAAGCCAATCAAGGGAGCAGATGCCAGTGGGGGCAGATGGGGTGCCATGGGGACAGAGTTTCAGCTGTGCTGAAAGAAACTCATTCTGGAGGCTGGTCTCACAATAGTGCACATCGCTAAGCTGTGCACTTCATGACAGCAGAGATGGTAGCTAAGTCGGCTGTGTGTAAGTCAACACAAGTTTGAAAGAAGAGCCTGCCATCCAGGAGTGGATGAGTTCAGACCAGGACAAAAGTCCCCATGAGGACATGAAATGAGGGTTGATTTGAATTTGTTCTCTTTGTTGCTAACTCAGAGCTGACCCAAAGTGCTAGCAAGTCCAGGTACTTAGCAGACTATGGCAGAGAGAAGACAGTCAATATTCGATGCAAGAACAgagtgtttcaattttataaaggGACCAGAGGTGGCTTTCgtatatgaggtcccaggtttgatatgCAGCACTACATATGCCTGAGCCAAACTGCTATATGACCTCCATGTCTtgttctccaaggttattgctgggctctgaggctctgaagtcccaggttcaatcccccataccaccatatgccagagttgtgtgatgctctggtttaaaaaaaaagaaagaaaatgtcatggggggttgggcagtagtgcagaccctggctccccaagtgcaggggggtcgcttcacaggtgatgaagcaggtctgcaggtgtctgtttatctctccccctctctgtcttcccctcctctctccacttctctctgtcctatccaacaatatcatcaatgacaaaaataataaccacaacaacaataaaacaacaagggcaacaaatggctggggggaaagcctccaggagcagtggattcgtcatgcaggcactgagccccagcaagaaccccagaggcaaaaaaaaaaataaataataagataattTGAAACTagtaaagataaaaaggaaaatgtcACAGATGAGCAGTACGCTGGTTAATGATAATATAATGTTACgagtaggggagatagtataatggttatacaaaaagacttttatggctgaggctccaaggttcaatccccagcaccaacataagccagaccttagcagtgctctggtctttgtgtgtttttctgtatttctctctgcatctctctctctcccccccccccgttaaaATAAACTAgttaatcttaaaaacaaacagaaataacattataaaaaaataatgttattttCCGGTCTGGCTAGAGGAGTGAGGACAGCTGTTCCCCGGCCTTGCGGGGCTTGGTCACCCCTCACCGTTGAAGCGCACTGCGCGGATGTACTGCAGCAGCGTGCGGCCGTCTGTGGGCTCCATGGCTGGGCAGAGGCCGGTGTGACCGGGGCACAGCGCCTGGTGCATGCTGTGCAGCGCGTGGGCGATGGCGTACACGGCGTCGATGACGAACTGCACCTTCCCCTCTTGCTCGTAGGCCGAGTCGCGGCCAATACGTTCCTCGCCTGCCCTGGGGACGCTCCGGGAAGTGCGCCGGGTCCCCGCGCCACCCAaggcccggccccgccccgctcGGGATCCCTCCAGCCACTACCCCCTCCATTTCCAGGGCCCGTCCCAGCCCCCATGTgcccccacctgcccaccccacccaggGACGCCCCAGCCCCGAACCCCCTTATTCCTGGGGCCTGGTCCCACAGCCGCTGACCCTCCTGCCTCGCTCTGATGCCCCAGCCCCGGGCTTCCTCCAgtcccaaacccccccccccatttcaggAGCCCGACCCTGGCTTCTACACTGCCTGtcaccctccctctcaccccGCCTACCCCTGGCCCCTCCCCCAAACCCTTTCCAGCCTCACAAGCCCCCCCTCACCGCCACCCCCAGGGATCTCCTCAGCCCTCCTCTCTGCCCCACCTGGCCCTGGCCGGGCTCCCGGACCCGGATCCACCTCTCAGACCTTGCACTCCaggaccctcccacctcccagaccttACACCCCAggaccccccccacctcccagacattgcaccccaggaccctcccacctctcagaccatgcaccccaggacccccgACCCTGGCGGCGCGCACCT
Above is a genomic segment from Erinaceus europaeus chromosome 9, mEriEur2.1, whole genome shotgun sequence containing:
- the GRM6 gene encoding metabotropic glutamate receptor 6 isoform X2 — encoded protein: MVDIVRALGWNYVSTLASEGNYGESGVEAFVQISREAGGVCIAQSIKIPREPKPGEFNKVIKRLMETPNARGIIIFANEDDIRRVLEAARQVNLTGHFLWVGSDSWGSKTAPILNLEDVAVGAITILPKRASIDGFDQYFMTRSLENNRRNIWFAEFWEENFNCKLTSSGGMADGATRKCTGEERIGRDSAYEQEGKVQFVIDAVYAIAHALHSMHQALCPGHTGLCPAMEPTDGRTLLQYIRAVRFNGSAGTPVMFNENGDAPGRYDIFQYQAANGSAGSGGYQAVGQWAETLRLDVEALQWSGDPQEVPSSLCSLPCRPGERKKMVKGVPCCWHCEACDGYRFQMDEFTCEACPGHLRPTRNHTGCRPTPVVRLSWASPWAAPPLLLAVLGILATTTVVATFVRHNDTPIVRASGRELSYVLLTGIFLIYAVTFLMVAEPDAAVCAARRLCLGLGTTLSYSALLTKTNRIYRIFEQGKRSVTPPPFISPTSQLVITFSLTSVQVVGVMAWLGVRPPHSVIDYEEQRTVDPEQARGVLKCDMSDLSLIGCLCYSLLLMVTCTVYAIKARGVPETFNEAKPIGFTMYTTCIIWLAFVPIFFGTAQSAEKIYIQTTTLTVSLSLSASVSLGMLYVPKTYVILFHPEHNVQKRKRSLKSVAAAPPKGEDTEAPK
- the GRM6 gene encoding metabotropic glutamate receptor 6 isoform X3 produces the protein MTSGFDQYFMTRSLENNRRNIWFAEFWEENFNCKLTSSGGMADGATRKCTGEERIGRDSAYEQEGKVQFVIDAVYAIAHALHSMHQALCPGHTGLCPAMEPTDGRTLLQYIRAVRFNGSAGTPVMFNENGDAPGRYDIFQYQAANGSAGSGGYQAVGQWAETLRLDVEALQWSGDPQEVPSSLCSLPCRPGERKKMVKGVPCCWHCEACDGYRFQMDEFTCEACPGHLRPTRNHTGCRPTPVVRLSWASPWAAPPLLLAVLGILATTTVVATFVRHNDTPIVRASGRELSYVLLTGIFLIYAVTFLMVAEPDAAVCAARRLCLGLGTTLSYSALLTKTNRIYRIFEQGKRSVTPPPFISPTSQLVITFSLTSVQVVGVMAWLGVRPPHSVIDYEEQRTVDPEQARGVLKCDMSDLSLIGCLCYSLLLMVTCTVYAIKARGVPETFNEAKPIGFTMYTTCIIWLAFVPIFFGTAQSAEKIYIQTTTLTVSLSLSASVSLGMLYVPKTYVILFHPEHNVQKRKRSLKSVAAAPPKGEDTEAPK
- the GRM6 gene encoding metabotropic glutamate receptor 6 isoform X1, which gives rise to MVANVLRLFAIPQISYASTAPELSDSTRYDFFSRVVPPDSYQAQAMVDIVRALGWNYVSTLASEGNYGESGVEAFVQISREAGGVCIAQSIKIPREPKPGEFNKVIKRLMETPNARGIIIFANEDDIRRVLEAARQVNLTGHFLWVGSDSWGSKTAPILNLEDVAVGAITILPKRASIDGFDQYFMTRSLENNRRNIWFAEFWEENFNCKLTSSGGMADGATRKCTGEERIGRDSAYEQEGKVQFVIDAVYAIAHALHSMHQALCPGHTGLCPAMEPTDGRTLLQYIRAVRFNGSAGTPVMFNENGDAPGRYDIFQYQAANGSAGSGGYQAVGQWAETLRLDVEALQWSGDPQEVPSSLCSLPCRPGERKKMVKGVPCCWHCEACDGYRFQMDEFTCEACPGHLRPTRNHTGCRPTPVVRLSWASPWAAPPLLLAVLGILATTTVVATFVRHNDTPIVRASGRELSYVLLTGIFLIYAVTFLMVAEPDAAVCAARRLCLGLGTTLSYSALLTKTNRIYRIFEQGKRSVTPPPFISPTSQLVITFSLTSVQVGPGSRGQGAGVNSGVVGGWLPTHERKKKFLGGRVVEHQVEHTYYNVQGPGSEPLLPTCRVEAS